Within Eggerthella sp. YY7918, the genomic segment ACAGCGAAACGCAGCGCGTGACCGATCGCGCGCTTTCGCTCATGGAGCCGACACTGCTCGTGCTGATGGCACTGTTTGCTGGATTTATTGTGATCGCGCTGTATCTGCCCCTATTTACGATGTACGCGTCGATGTAAAAAAGGGTTCTTTTTCGTTCATCGATGTGGCATTATGGAACCACATCGTGCGGCTATACGTAATGGCATGTGCCTAAAGCCAAGAAGGTGCTTAAGGCTCAAAGAAAGGAACAAACGATGAAGGAAATGATCAAGAGGATTCGCGAGGAGCGCGGTGGCTTCACGCTCGCCGAGCTGCTGATTGTCGTCGCAATCGTGCTCGTGCTGGTAGCGATCGCTGTGCCGGTTTACACCGGAGCAATGGACAACGCCAATAAGGCCGTTGGCCAGTCGGCTGCTCGTGCAGTAAAGGGCGAAGCGGTTGCTGCGTATGCGCTGGGAAATGATAAGACTGCGACAACCTTTACGGCTACGGTTAAGAAAAATGGCGATGTTATTGACTTGAAACCCGGCGATGGTGGTACCCCGGTTAACGATCTTAACGATGAGCAGGCTATTGATCTAGGTCAGAAGATTTCCTCTACCGACGCAGGGGTTGCTGTCACAGTTACTCTTACTCCTCAGGATCTAACGCCGACACCTGATAACACCGGCGGCACCGGTGGCAGCAACTAGTTAG encodes:
- a CDS encoding prepilin-type N-terminal cleavage/methylation domain-containing protein produces the protein MKEMIKRIREERGGFTLAELLIVVAIVLVLVAIAVPVYTGAMDNANKAVGQSAARAVKGEAVAAYALGNDKTATTFTATVKKNGDVIDLKPGDGGTPVNDLNDEQAIDLGQKISSTDAGVAVTVTLTPQDLTPTPDNTGGTGGSN